In the Pseudomonas sp. ADAK2 genome, one interval contains:
- the tssC gene encoding type VI secretion system contractile sheath large subunit, which translates to MSTSAAQQKSKESGEYSILDSIIAETRLTPDDEAYDIAKRGVSAFIEELLKPQNNGEPVKKAMVDRMIAEIDAKLSRQMDEILHHSDFQSLESSWRGLQLLVDRTNFRENIKIEILNVSKEDLLDDFEDSPEVMQSGLYKHIYTAEYGQFGGQPVGAIIANYYMSPSSPDVKLMQYVSSVACMSHAPFIAAAGPKFFGLESFTGLPDLKDLKDHFEGPQFAKWQSFRESEDSRYVGLTVPRFLLRNPYDPEENPVKSFVYKETVANSHEHYLWGNTAYAFGTKLTDSFAKFRWCPNIIGPQSGGAVEDLPLHHFESMGEIETKIPTEVLVSDRREYELAEEGFISLTMRKGSDNAAFFSASSVQKPKFFGISAEGKAAELNYKLGTQLPYMMIVNRLAHYLKVLQREQLGSWKERTDLELELNKWIRQYVADQENPSAEVRGRRPLRAAQIIVSDVEGEPGWYRVSLNVRPHFKYMGADFTLSLVGKLDKE; encoded by the coding sequence ATGAGCACTAGCGCAGCACAGCAAAAGAGCAAAGAGAGCGGCGAATACAGCATTCTCGACAGCATCATCGCCGAAACCCGCCTGACGCCGGACGACGAAGCCTACGACATCGCCAAGCGCGGTGTGTCGGCGTTCATCGAAGAGCTGCTCAAGCCGCAGAACAACGGTGAGCCGGTCAAGAAGGCCATGGTCGACCGCATGATCGCCGAGATCGATGCCAAGCTCAGCCGTCAGATGGACGAAATCCTGCACCACTCGGACTTCCAGTCCCTGGAATCGTCGTGGCGTGGTCTGCAGTTGCTGGTCGATCGCACCAACTTCCGCGAAAACATCAAGATCGAAATCCTCAACGTCTCCAAAGAAGACCTGCTGGATGATTTCGAAGATTCGCCGGAAGTGATGCAGTCGGGCCTGTACAAGCACATCTACACCGCTGAATACGGTCAGTTCGGTGGTCAGCCGGTAGGCGCGATCATCGCTAACTACTACATGTCCCCAAGCTCGCCGGACGTGAAGTTGATGCAGTACGTGTCCAGCGTTGCCTGCATGTCCCACGCGCCGTTTATCGCGGCGGCCGGCCCGAAATTCTTCGGCCTGGAAAGCTTCACCGGCCTGCCGGACCTGAAGGATCTGAAAGATCACTTCGAAGGCCCGCAATTCGCTAAATGGCAGAGCTTCCGCGAGTCGGAAGACTCCCGTTACGTTGGCCTGACCGTGCCGCGTTTCCTGCTGCGTAACCCGTACGACCCGGAAGAAAACCCGGTCAAATCGTTCGTGTACAAAGAAACCGTCGCCAACAGCCACGAGCACTACCTGTGGGGCAACACTGCCTACGCGTTCGGCACCAAGCTGACCGACAGTTTCGCCAAGTTCCGCTGGTGCCCGAACATCATCGGCCCACAGAGCGGTGGCGCGGTTGAAGACCTGCCGTTGCACCACTTCGAAAGCATGGGCGAAATCGAAACCAAGATTCCTACGGAAGTATTGGTTAGCGACCGTCGTGAATACGAACTGGCCGAGGAAGGCTTCATCTCCCTGACCATGCGCAAAGGCTCCGACAACGCGGCGTTCTTCTCCGCAAGCTCGGTGCAGAAGCCGAAGTTCTTCGGCATCAGCGCAGAAGGCAAGGCCGCAGAGCTGAACTACAAGCTCGGCACCCAACTGCCGTACATGATGATCGTCAACCGCCTGGCTCACTACTTGAAAGTGCTGCAGCGCGAGCAACTCGGTTCGTGGAAAGAACGTACCGACCTCGAGCTGGAACTCAACAAGTGGATCCGCCAGTACGTGGCCGACCAGGAAAACCCAAGCGCCGAAGTCCGTGGCCGTCGTCCACTGCGCGCTGCCCAGATCATCGTCAGCGATGTCGAAGGCGAGCCTGGCTGGTACCGCGTCAGCCTGAATGTGCGTCCGCACTTCAAGTACATGGGTGCCGATTTCACCCTGTCGCTGGTTGGCAAGCTGGACAAAGAGTAA
- the tssA gene encoding type VI secretion system protein TssA — protein MSYSSKLSAHYLELAKASVSKENFAGEDVRFSSEYEALESELAKAQSMHEAGQIDWLKIRENSENLLRTQSKDLRVGAWLTWALYQRESFQGLLAGLGLLHHLTENHWAEVHPNKARTRSAAISWLVPRLEQVLTENVAIKEQLPMFRRMVEHLEGLDAACTEHLGDDAPLLLPISRRLKNMVQRAADNQPEPGVVGAAVAQVKQAATQLFTPGAPIDNEKEAHKALRAQQENARPLCAWWLKQKATDLRALRLNRTLLWLPIDAVPERNAEQITMLRGLPADKLKAYQDRFDQAKYADLLVELEASLAKAPFWFDGQRMVWECLQGLNAEMAMREVEIHFALLIQRLPGIIELRFHDGAPFADPATRAWVSAHVMPHLQSASAPRKVEVTDSQPAWEVALEEVLPILRKDGLKSAVQVLKQGLQAAQGGRVRFFWQFALARLCFMAKKYELAKTQLETLDQTLQDSGLNAWEPDLALEVLHLLHSCCELLPQNHAVRERKEEIYRRLCHLDLEVVLE, from the coding sequence ATGTCCTACTCAAGCAAGCTTTCCGCCCATTACCTTGAACTCGCAAAAGCCTCTGTTTCCAAAGAGAATTTCGCGGGCGAGGATGTTCGCTTTTCGAGCGAATATGAGGCCCTGGAAAGCGAGCTGGCCAAAGCCCAATCGATGCACGAAGCCGGTCAGATCGACTGGCTGAAAATCCGTGAAAACAGCGAAAATCTGCTGCGCACCCAGTCCAAGGATTTGCGGGTCGGCGCCTGGCTGACCTGGGCTTTGTACCAGCGCGAATCCTTTCAGGGGCTGCTGGCGGGCCTCGGTTTGCTGCACCATTTGACGGAAAATCATTGGGCCGAAGTTCACCCGAACAAGGCGCGTACCCGCTCCGCGGCCATCAGTTGGTTGGTGCCGCGTCTTGAGCAGGTGCTGACCGAAAACGTCGCGATCAAAGAGCAACTGCCGATGTTCCGCCGGATGGTGGAGCATCTGGAAGGTCTCGATGCCGCCTGCACCGAGCACCTGGGCGACGACGCGCCGCTGCTGCTGCCGATCTCCCGCCGTCTGAAAAACATGGTGCAGCGCGCCGCCGATAACCAGCCGGAACCCGGTGTGGTGGGTGCCGCCGTCGCCCAGGTCAAGCAGGCAGCGACCCAGCTGTTCACCCCCGGCGCCCCGATCGATAACGAAAAAGAAGCGCACAAAGCCCTGCGCGCCCAGCAGGAAAACGCTCGTCCGTTGTGCGCCTGGTGGCTCAAGCAGAAAGCCACCGACCTGCGCGCCCTGCGCCTCAATCGCACGCTGCTGTGGTTGCCGATCGACGCGGTGCCCGAGCGCAACGCCGAACAGATCACCATGCTGCGCGGGTTGCCGGCGGACAAACTCAAGGCCTATCAGGACCGTTTCGACCAGGCGAAATACGCCGACCTGCTGGTGGAACTGGAGGCGAGCCTGGCGAAGGCGCCGTTCTGGTTCGATGGCCAACGAATGGTCTGGGAATGCCTCCAGGGCCTGAACGCAGAGATGGCCATGCGCGAAGTGGAAATCCACTTCGCGCTTTTGATTCAGCGCCTGCCCGGGATCATCGAATTGCGTTTCCATGACGGCGCGCCGTTTGCCGACCCGGCCACCCGCGCCTGGGTCAGCGCCCACGTCATGCCGCACCTGCAAAGCGCCAGTGCGCCGCGCAAGGTCGAAGTCACCGACAGCCAGCCAGCGTGGGAAGTGGCGCTGGAAGAAGTGCTGCCGATTCTGCGCAAGGACGGCCTCAAGTCCGCCGTGCAAGTCCTCAAGCAGGGCTTGCAAGCCGCTCAGGGCGGGCGCGTGCGGTTCTTCTGGCAGTTCGCCCTGGCGCGGCTGTGCTTCATGGCCAAGAAGTACGAACTGGCCAAGACCCAACTCGAAACCCTCGACCAAACATTACAGGACTCAGGCCTGAACGCCTGGGAGCCCGATCTTGCGCTGGAAGTGCTGCATTTGCTGCATAGCTGCTGTGAGTTGTTACCGCAGAACCATGCAGTGCGTGAACGCAAGGAAGAGATTTATCGCAGGCTGTGCCACCTCGATCTCGAAGTGGTACTCGAATAG
- a CDS encoding PAAR domain-containing protein, with protein sequence MSGKPAARLTDPTACPVSGHGTNPIAAGSGDVFFDGLAAARQGDASACGGAMSGGLATTVLINGKAAATVDSVGTHGNKVTAGSGTVIIGNSHSAVPFVAPLPVEINWPFTQHFVARNPRTGAPVANRAYTVCTASGKEIKGVTDAQGKTASIASHLAESVTLTFEPQSSLVIA encoded by the coding sequence ATGTCCGGCAAACCCGCAGCACGCCTCACCGACCCCACCGCTTGCCCGGTCTCCGGCCACGGCACCAACCCGATCGCCGCCGGTTCCGGCGACGTCTTCTTCGACGGCCTCGCGGCCGCCCGCCAAGGCGATGCCTCGGCGTGTGGTGGTGCGATGTCGGGTGGGTTGGCGACGACGGTTTTGATTAATGGGAAAGCGGCGGCCACGGTTGATTCTGTGGGGACGCATGGCAACAAAGTTACGGCGGGTTCCGGGACGGTGATTATCGGGAATTCGCATTCGGCGGTGCCGTTTGTGGCGCCGTTGCCGGTGGAGATTAATTGGCCTTTTACTCAGCACTTTGTGGCGCGTAACCCAAGAACAGGAGCGCCAGTTGCTAATCGTGCTTACACCGTGTGCACGGCATCGGGCAAAGAGATCAAAGGCGTTACTGACGCACAGGGCAAAACAGCATCGATCGCTTCCCATTTGGCTGAAAGCGTCACGCTCACTTTTGAACCACAGTCTTCGCTCGTGATTGCATAA
- the tssB gene encoding type VI secretion system contractile sheath small subunit: MAKEGSVAPKERINVTFKPATGGAQEEIELPLKLLAIGDYTHRKDERKVEDRKPISIDKMTFDEVLAKQELELTLSVPNRLQEESDTEELAVKLRVNSMKDFNPASLVEQVPELKKLMELRDALVALKGPLGNAPAFRKAIEGVLADDESRGRVLGELGLNAAAQDA, encoded by the coding sequence ATGGCCAAAGAAGGCTCGGTAGCCCCCAAGGAACGCATCAACGTCACCTTCAAACCTGCCACCGGTGGTGCACAGGAAGAGATCGAACTGCCGTTGAAACTACTGGCAATCGGTGACTACACCCACCGCAAGGACGAACGCAAAGTCGAAGATCGCAAGCCGATCAGCATCGACAAAATGACCTTCGACGAAGTGCTGGCCAAGCAAGAGCTTGAGCTGACACTGAGCGTGCCGAACCGTCTTCAGGAAGAAAGCGACACTGAAGAACTGGCCGTGAAACTGCGCGTCAACTCGATGAAGGACTTCAACCCGGCTTCGCTGGTCGAGCAAGTGCCTGAGCTGAAAAAACTGATGGAACTGCGCGATGCGCTGGTGGCCCTCAAAGGCCCGCTGGGTAACGCGCCTGCGTTCCGCAAAGCCATCGAAGGCGTTCTCGCCGACGATGAATCCCGCGGTCGCGTATTGGGTGAGCTGGGCTTGAACGCCGCCGCCCAGGACGCCTGA
- a CDS encoding DUF6402 family protein: protein MTAPAPTTAQLTPSSDKTPVEVSVDEFQITDIPGAMRKMGWVEAARLMQRWFDGEPFEMTVDEKEGKLDVKKITQEKLFDDLDFDWLTRSSPDTGKEIKELLEKAAYASQYNELIGRARKLDQLAPGLLQFMSRLRDLGILDRENKDLKKGEYDFSSMSARELEVTTQYNFRPIGTDKWERITNPLDDVYGTLGGFLVKFAVTKFTVTSKTKRMPATVHIEEIGCYIRDTYEFLNDSSKDQPLGYWSFESGIKGFGALGRETYESDGQLYHKVTNGSFNRYRVEHGKGGDLFVYSTVKKLPTSISFRFMEADFGEFAARSKAPKVTP, encoded by the coding sequence ATGACTGCACCGGCACCAACCACCGCCCAACTCACCCCCTCTTCTGACAAGACGCCAGTAGAGGTATCTGTAGACGAGTTTCAGATTACCGATATCCCCGGGGCGATGAGGAAGATGGGTTGGGTGGAGGCTGCCCGTTTGATGCAGCGCTGGTTCGATGGCGAACCTTTCGAAATGACTGTTGATGAAAAAGAAGGGAAGCTGGACGTTAAGAAAATCACTCAGGAAAAGCTTTTTGACGATCTGGACTTTGATTGGTTAACCCGTTCGTCACCGGACACGGGTAAGGAAATAAAAGAGCTGCTCGAAAAGGCGGCATATGCCAGTCAGTACAACGAGCTTATTGGTCGTGCAAGAAAATTGGATCAACTGGCACCTGGTCTTTTGCAATTTATGTCGCGTCTCAGAGATCTTGGAATTCTTGATCGGGAAAACAAGGATCTCAAAAAAGGTGAATATGATTTCAGCTCTATGAGTGCGCGAGAGTTGGAGGTGACCACGCAGTATAATTTTAGGCCGATCGGAACTGATAAGTGGGAGAGGATTACTAATCCACTGGATGATGTTTACGGTACTCTGGGTGGGTTTCTAGTTAAGTTTGCTGTTACCAAGTTTACCGTTACCTCAAAGACCAAGAGAATGCCGGCCACAGTGCATATTGAAGAGATTGGTTGTTACATACGTGATACCTATGAATTTTTAAATGACAGCAGCAAAGATCAGCCTCTTGGATATTGGAGTTTCGAAAGTGGCATAAAAGGTTTCGGTGCGTTAGGTCGGGAAACCTATGAATCTGATGGTCAGCTTTATCATAAGGTAACGAACGGGAGTTTCAATCGGTACCGTGTCGAGCATGGTAAAGGTGGCGATTTATTTGTTTATTCCACGGTCAAGAAGTTGCCAACTTCTATTTCCTTCCGTTTCATGGAAGCCGATTTTGGTGAGTTTGCAG
- the tssE gene encoding type VI secretion system baseplate subunit TssE, with protein sequence MTGYGSLFERLGGDADKRVGWSREVSAMASVAAHLAKMLSTRAGSVQTLSDYGLPDLNDMRLSLHDSLSQARLAIENFIEAYEPRLSNVRVISLPRDHDQLRLSFSIEGLLEVDGFKRQVTFAARLDGSGQVKVS encoded by the coding sequence ATGACTGGATACGGCAGCCTTTTCGAACGCCTGGGTGGCGACGCGGACAAACGCGTCGGCTGGAGCCGCGAGGTCTCCGCCATGGCGTCCGTGGCTGCCCATCTGGCCAAGATGCTCAGCACCCGTGCGGGCAGCGTGCAAACGCTGTCCGACTACGGGCTACCCGATCTCAATGACATGCGTCTGAGCCTGCACGACTCCCTGAGTCAGGCCCGTCTGGCCATCGAAAATTTCATCGAAGCCTACGAGCCACGCCTGAGCAATGTGCGTGTCATTTCCCTGCCGCGTGACCACGATCAGCTTCGCCTGTCCTTCAGCATCGAAGGCCTGCTGGAAGTTGATGGTTTCAAGCGCCAGGTCACCTTCGCCGCGCGCCTGGATGGCAGCGGTCAAGTCAAGGTCAGCTAA